From Sporosarcina sp. Marseille-Q4943, the proteins below share one genomic window:
- a CDS encoding ParA family protein encodes MGKIIAIANQKGGVGKTTTSVNLSACLAHIGKKVLLIDADPQGNATSGVGVNKGDVHQCIYDMLIDDVNINEVVHQTKMENLSIVPATISLAGAEIELVSTISREVRMKHAIQEAKELYDYIIIDCPPSLGLLTINSLTAADSVIIPVQCEYYALEGLSQLLSTIRLVQKHLNEGLTIDGVLLTMFDARTNLGIQVIDEVKKYFQDKVYGTIIPRNVRLSEAPSHGEPIIIYDSRSRGAEVYLELAKEVVHNG; translated from the coding sequence GTGGGTAAAATTATAGCCATTGCCAATCAAAAAGGAGGAGTTGGTAAGACAACCACTTCGGTAAATCTTAGTGCTTGCCTTGCACATATCGGCAAAAAGGTCTTGTTAATAGATGCCGATCCACAAGGGAATGCAACGAGTGGGGTAGGGGTCAATAAAGGTGACGTGCATCAGTGCATATATGATATGTTAATCGATGACGTTAACATAAATGAAGTCGTCCACCAAACGAAGATGGAAAACTTGTCTATCGTACCTGCGACTATTTCATTGGCAGGTGCGGAAATTGAATTGGTTTCAACCATTTCTAGAGAAGTACGGATGAAACATGCGATCCAAGAGGCAAAGGAATTGTATGATTATATTATCATCGATTGCCCACCATCTTTAGGGTTATTGACAATCAACTCATTGACCGCTGCAGATTCGGTCATCATACCAGTTCAGTGTGAGTATTACGCTTTGGAAGGGCTAAGCCAATTATTAAGTACAATCAGGCTCGTCCAAAAGCATTTGAATGAAGGCCTGACAATTGATGGCGTGTTATTGACAATGTTCGATGCGAGAACAAACTTAGGAATTCAAGTTATTGATGAAGTGAAGAAGTATTTTCAAGATAAAGTGTACGGAACGATCATTCCACGAAATGTACGTCTGAGTGAAGCGCCAAGCCATGGAGAACCAATCATCATTTATGATTCAAGATCGAGAGGCGCAGAAGTATATTTAGAGCTGGCAAAGGAAGTGGTGCACAATGGCTAA
- a CDS encoding ParB/RepB/Spo0J family partition protein: MAKGLGKGLNALFPDESLTKAESIENIRLKSIKVNPYQPRKIFDENAIQELSESIKEHGILQPIIVRKVGTMYEIVVGERRFRAAKMAGLTEVPAVVRQLTDEESMEMAILENLQREDLTPIEEAEAYQKLMDNLSLTQEQLAFRLGKSRPHIANHIRLLSLPDKVRTLITEGKLSMGHGRTLLGLRKKEQILLIAEKTINEGLNVRQLEKLVHRLNENVPRETKPEKKNIFLEEQESHLREYFGTNVTIKKSKNKGKIEIEFFTEEDLERILDLLNE, encoded by the coding sequence ATGGCTAAAGGTCTTGGAAAAGGGTTGAACGCTTTATTTCCCGATGAGTCTTTAACAAAAGCAGAGTCAATCGAGAATATTCGATTGAAAAGCATTAAAGTGAATCCGTATCAGCCTAGGAAGATATTTGACGAGAATGCAATCCAAGAATTAAGTGAGTCGATTAAGGAGCATGGAATTTTACAGCCGATCATTGTCCGGAAAGTAGGGACGATGTATGAAATTGTAGTTGGGGAAAGACGTTTCAGAGCTGCCAAAATGGCAGGATTAACTGAGGTTCCAGCAGTCGTCCGTCAACTGACAGATGAAGAATCGATGGAAATGGCGATTCTTGAAAACTTGCAACGTGAAGATTTGACGCCAATCGAGGAAGCGGAAGCTTATCAAAAGCTTATGGATAATCTAAGTCTTACGCAGGAACAACTTGCATTCAGACTAGGGAAAAGTCGTCCTCATATAGCAAACCATATCCGACTACTCAGCTTGCCTGATAAGGTCCGAACTTTGATAACAGAGGGCAAACTCTCGATGGGACATGGACGTACTTTGCTTGGTCTCCGAAAGAAGGAACAAATATTGTTGATTGCCGAAAAGACGATCAATGAAGGTTTGAACGTCCGTCAATTAGAGAAGTTGGTTCACAGGTTAAATGAAAATGTTCCACGTGAAACAAAGCCGGAAAAGAAAAACATTTTCTTGGAAGAGCAAGAATCGCACTTGAGAGAATATTTCGGCACCAATGTAACGATAAAGAAATCGAAGAACAAAGGTAAAATTGAGATCGAGTTTTTCACAGAAGAGGATCTTGAAAGAATCCTAGATCTATTGAATGAATAA